A region from the Aegilops tauschii subsp. strangulata cultivar AL8/78 chromosome 5, Aet v6.0, whole genome shotgun sequence genome encodes:
- the LOC109774762 gene encoding uncharacterized protein: MEAAGDPEEPPRPPPPLEPSGSEAPPDAPALAPVPVPPPPPAPAPAPAPAAPATEAMALVSAPAPAAVWTAVSPPAEANGSSDRKKKRKAEDGEGCRTCSCKKSRCLKLYCVCFASGSQCSELCGCDPCYNKPIHGVQQNTPPGLPLQVVRPAEAGQNSAEFARYQMDFFRRKCTCKKSGCLKKYCDCYQGGAGCSINCKCDDCKNPYGKKVGVILDGKSILATPTPGPTPIERNGTEVISSDDDDDDEDDYYMNRPLSPIPPSPVSRESSFQQETLVGVEVHTVNGHLYPKPLTQVRPESWQLSRRPAEEARGEQWRYMRRPSEDGTSDAMEGHADPKFHHQRDNNNKQRESPADNRFSIPRCIEVMNGMADLSPVDKSLAPDVFLDPSNREIFLSLSVDIRTMWLKRKMRSLV; encoded by the exons ATGGAGGCCGCGGGGGATCCAGAGGAGCCCCCGAGGCCCCCGCCGCCGCTCGAGCCCTCCGGATCCGAGGCCCCCCCAGACGCCCCCgccctcgcccccgtccccgtcCCTCCCCCGCCTCCCGCCCCAGCCCCCGCTCCCGCTCCGGCCGCTCCTGCTACCGAAGCTATGGCGCTCGTCTCCGCGCCGGCGCCCGCCGCGGTGTGGACGGCTGTGTCGCCGCCGGCCGAGGCGAACGGGAGCTCCGACAGGAAGAAGAA GAGGAAAGCAGAGGACGGCGAAGGGTGCAGGACGTGCAGCTGCAAGAAGTCCAGGTGCCTGAAGCT TTATTGCGTGTGTTTTGCTTCTGGGTCACAATGTTCTGAATTATGTGGCTGTGACCCATGTTATAACAAGCCTATTCATGGTGTTCAACAGAATACACCACCAGGCTTGCCTTTGCAAGTTGTTCGACCAGCAGAGGCTGGTCAAAATTCAGCG GAATTTGCAAGATACCAAATGGACTTTTTTAGAAGAAAATGCACTTGCAAAAAGTCAGGCTGCCTTAAGAAATACTGTGACTGCTACCAG GGAGGGGCAGGATGCTCCATCAACTGTAAATGCGATGATTGTAAAAATCCATATGGGAAAAAAG TTGGTGTTATTTTGGATGGTAAAAGTATTCTTGCCACACCCACACCCGGACCCACTCCGATTGAAAGGAATGGAACGGAAGTTATCTCAagtgatgatgacgacgacgatgaagatgATTATTACATGAATCGTCCACTGTCACCTATCCCCCCGTCTCCAGTATCCCGAGAGTCTTCATTCCAACAGGAGACTCTAGTCGGCGTTGAAGTCCATACTGTGAATGGGCACCTGTACCCGAAACCGCTGACCCAGGTGCGTCCAGAGTCATGGCAGCTCTCGAGGAGGCCTGCCGAGGAAGCACGGGGAGAACAATGGCGCTACATGAGGAGGCCCAGCGAGGACGGAACATCCGATGCTATGGAAGGACACGCGGACCCCAAGTTTCATCATCAGAGAGACAACAACAATAAACAGCGAGAGAGCCCTGCTGACAACAGGTTCAGCATCCCGCGGTGCATCGAGGTGATGAACGGCATGGCAGACCTCTCGCCGGTGGACAAGTCGCTCGCCCCGGACGTCTTCTTGGATCCAAGCAACCGGGAGATTTTCCTGTCGCTGAGTGTAGATATCCGGACCATGTGGCTGAAGCGTAAGATGAGGAGCCTTGTGTAG
- the LOC109774761 gene encoding ubiquitin-conjugating enzyme E2 variant 1C translates to MASSGDAAGVVVPRNFRLLEELERGEKGIGDGTVSYGMDDADDIYMRSWTGTIIGPHNTVHEGRIYQLKLFCDKDYPDRPPTVRFHSRINMTCVNAETGLVDQRKFSLLSNWRREYTMENILIQLKKEMATSHNRKLVQPPEGTFY, encoded by the exons ATGGCGTCGAGCGGTGACGCAGCCGGAGTTGTCG TGCCGAGGAACTTTAGACTGCTGGAAGAGCTTGAGAGAGGAGAGAAGGGCATTGGGGATGGAACAGTTAGCTATGGAATGGATGACGCAGATGATATCTACATGCGCTCCTGGACAGGAACAATAATTGGTCCCCACAAC ACTGTCCATGAGGGCCGAATTTATCAGTTGAAGCTTTTCTGTGACAAGGACTATCCCGACAGGCCACCGACTGTTAGGTTTCACTCAAGAATCAACATGACCTGTGTGAATGCCGAGACTGGATTG GTGGACCAAAGGAAGTTTAGCCTGCTGTCCAACTGGCGCCGTGAGTACACAATGGAGAACATCTTGATACAGCTTAAGAAAGAGATGGCGACATCACACAACCGGAAACTAGTGCAGCCTCCGGAGGGGACCTTCTACTGA